One Fibrobacter sp. UWH6 genomic window carries:
- a CDS encoding TIGR02147 family protein has protein sequence MKPIFGYSDYRDYIRDYFEERKKHSAFSWREFNKLAGFASPNYLKLVCDGKSKLSKKRAGFVAAVMKLSVSEQDFFELMVAIDNTTNEADRKALTLELRKKARKSKARIIDADAYVFYESWKYPVLRELAPLMPGARSKKIADVCHEKICAEDVENTLQFLVKAGFLEKDEKGRYTQTDANVTGSKESLPRAMREMQRQMAALAEKAIGKFSKDERHFLGITCGCDEETYKKVTAELEDCRDRITAITSAAKNINQVFRINLQMFPLTKKV, from the coding sequence ATGAAACCCATCTTTGGATACAGTGACTATCGAGATTACATCAGGGATTATTTTGAGGAACGCAAAAAACATTCCGCTTTCTCCTGGCGTGAATTCAACAAATTAGCAGGATTTGCCTCCCCCAACTACCTAAAGCTTGTTTGCGACGGAAAAAGCAAGCTAAGCAAGAAAAGGGCGGGATTCGTTGCAGCCGTAATGAAGTTGTCCGTCAGCGAACAGGATTTCTTTGAGCTGATGGTCGCCATAGACAACACCACTAACGAAGCCGACCGGAAAGCACTGACTTTGGAATTGCGCAAAAAGGCCCGCAAGTCAAAAGCCCGCATTATCGATGCCGATGCTTATGTTTTTTACGAATCCTGGAAGTACCCTGTCCTTCGTGAATTGGCCCCTTTGATGCCAGGAGCAAGATCCAAGAAAATCGCAGATGTCTGCCACGAAAAAATTTGCGCTGAAGATGTTGAAAACACTCTGCAGTTTTTGGTGAAAGCCGGCTTCCTGGAAAAAGATGAAAAGGGTCGCTACACGCAAACGGACGCCAACGTGACCGGTTCCAAGGAAAGCCTCCCCCGCGCCATGCGCGAAATGCAGCGTCAAATGGCAGCTCTCGCCGAAAAAGCCATCGGCAAGTTTTCAAAGGACGAACGCCACTTTCTAGGAATCACCTGCGGCTGCGATGAGGAAACCTACAAGAAAGTAACCGCCGAACTGGAGGATTGTCGCGACCGAATCACAGCCATCACTTCCGCCGCCAAGAACATCAATCAAGTGTTTCGAATCAACCTGCAGATGTTTCCCCTAACAAAGAAAGTGTAA
- a CDS encoding T9SS type A sorting domain-containing protein yields the protein MDCRKIALTLGLAAGMSFASVSLSFYEKTDGYTTTNAKFELDQKSWTPWVKEKGYVTTTITGSEFSSGLTVTPNETCEGYLTGIVNYGGTCGSNSLAAYGYYDGYWYEIGAFSSGQALSIECDYSKIAFQAQTSSTKECSVSINSIAIGGPSDVIVTKANVTSDYTNYVRSNDTIYFTVPFTAKMESITPYFTGLYSSVTPSTAQDFSKGPVTYTFKSKSGLSTKDIVLNISRTPGDTNAAIVNVFDFCSESKVYQWYQTYSDSPIIDVTKSTLAKQGTYCTEGTKITHPQNSGDTGLVELKLYKWVPDSIRHNLYGRYSAGRSNSNYAGLKFSGLAKRNWYKNGEPISVDLFNTPIDLENTVVEVIAQNGSPIHYYKFKFVDVIEENNYLSQLLMIDTAKQEYIYPRTIYDPESPNDTGKIIYDLPYKGTPVAKLFACGSGDDFLVENTFWRNCERTFSLPDTNITLTITGKMYGTSGMYATLTKDYDKKTYALKVVRQPKVWPDNSVSGIYVVDLTDNKNFSAIAATSNATSQKFSINLADKRSSINYSDYDLYVAMPNPFATYSYEPTNYDYPVWGQGSVLSIITYNEINKRTVLSANVVHKAEEQDVAELKSFFIEAGLAYFEGKIDQENKIVHVDLPFEINLKRATIVFAGPHKSYSENYKIFHEYDLSDTIDFDFHSADSSKTTIYKIVATYNPDMYKEEPTIDPGKDTSEASFAKILDNASVTVKFAENNLIYTGDIHEVKSIVIYDALGNKVYSKTGFEYPVMNLEILNQGVYVVKVQTTNGMSSLKFTKKK from the coding sequence ATGGATTGTCGCAAAATAGCCTTAACGCTAGGTCTTGCCGCAGGCATGTCCTTCGCATCGGTATCCCTCAGTTTTTACGAAAAGACAGACGGTTACACCACCACCAACGCCAAGTTTGAATTGGACCAGAAATCCTGGACTCCTTGGGTAAAGGAAAAAGGCTACGTGACCACAACCATCACCGGTTCAGAGTTCTCCTCTGGCTTGACAGTCACCCCGAATGAAACATGCGAAGGTTACCTTACCGGCATCGTCAATTACGGCGGTACCTGTGGAAGCAACAGTCTTGCCGCCTATGGCTATTACGACGGCTACTGGTACGAAATCGGAGCCTTCTCAAGTGGTCAGGCGTTGTCAATCGAATGTGACTACTCTAAAATAGCCTTCCAGGCACAAACTTCCTCTACAAAGGAATGTAGTGTATCCATCAATTCTATTGCCATTGGCGGCCCAAGTGATGTTATCGTTACAAAAGCCAACGTGACAAGCGATTATACCAATTACGTCAGAAGCAACGACACCATCTACTTCACGGTACCGTTCACTGCAAAGATGGAAAGCATAACCCCTTACTTTACGGGATTATACAGTTCGGTCACTCCCAGTACCGCACAAGATTTTAGCAAGGGGCCTGTTACCTATACATTCAAGTCCAAAAGCGGACTCAGCACCAAAGACATCGTCCTAAACATAAGCCGAACCCCAGGCGATACCAATGCGGCAATTGTCAATGTTTTTGACTTCTGTTCAGAAAGCAAAGTTTATCAGTGGTACCAAACATATTCAGACTCCCCCATTATTGATGTTACAAAAAGTACCTTGGCTAAACAAGGCACATACTGCACAGAGGGAACAAAAATCACCCATCCCCAAAATTCTGGCGACACAGGGTTGGTCGAGTTAAAGCTTTACAAATGGGTACCAGATTCCATTCGTCATAATTTGTATGGCCGATACAGTGCCGGCAGATCAAATTCAAACTACGCCGGATTAAAATTTTCCGGCTTGGCGAAAAGGAATTGGTATAAGAATGGCGAGCCAATCAGTGTTGACTTGTTCAATACCCCCATCGATCTAGAAAACACAGTTGTAGAAGTCATTGCACAAAACGGAAGTCCTATTCACTATTACAAATTCAAATTTGTTGACGTCATAGAAGAAAACAACTACTTGAGCCAATTGCTCATGATCGACACAGCAAAACAGGAATACATCTACCCAAGAACCATTTATGACCCGGAATCTCCCAACGACACGGGAAAGATTATTTACGACCTTCCCTACAAGGGAACGCCCGTTGCAAAACTGTTTGCCTGCGGTTCAGGAGATGATTTTTTAGTCGAGAACACCTTTTGGAGAAATTGCGAAAGAACATTTTCTCTTCCCGATACGAACATCACCTTGACTATTACCGGGAAAATGTACGGTACATCCGGCATGTATGCTACACTGACTAAAGACTACGATAAAAAGACTTATGCCCTTAAAGTTGTTAGACAGCCAAAGGTCTGGCCAGATAACAGCGTCTCTGGCATTTACGTTGTAGACCTCACCGACAACAAAAATTTCTCTGCCATTGCAGCAACTTCCAACGCAACGAGTCAAAAGTTCAGCATAAACCTGGCTGATAAAAGGTCAAGTATAAACTATAGCGACTATGACCTCTATGTCGCAATGCCCAATCCATTCGCCACATATTCTTATGAACCCACAAACTACGATTACCCCGTATGGGGTCAGGGAAGTGTACTTTCAATTATAACCTACAATGAAATCAACAAACGAACAGTTCTTTCAGCAAATGTTGTTCACAAGGCTGAAGAACAGGATGTTGCCGAACTAAAGTCATTCTTTATCGAAGCCGGGCTTGCATATTTTGAAGGTAAAATTGATCAGGAAAACAAGATTGTTCACGTAGACCTCCCCTTCGAAATAAACTTGAAGCGAGCAACCATCGTTTTTGCCGGCCCACATAAATCCTATTCTGAGAATTATAAAATTTTCCATGAATATGACTTAAGCGACACCATTGACTTTGACTTCCATTCCGCAGATAGCAGCAAGACCACCATTTATAAAATTGTGGCAACATACAACCCGGACATGTACAAGGAAGAACCAACTATAGATCCTGGTAAGGATACCAGCGAGGCTTCGTTTGCGAAAATTTTAGACAACGCCAGTGTAACAGTCAAATTTGCGGAAAACAACCTCATTTACACAGGCGACATCCACGAAGTAAAGTCAATCGTTATATATGACGCCCTCGGAAATAAGGTTTATTCTAAAACAGGTTTTGAATATCCCGTCATGAATTTAGAAATCCTAAATCAGGGAGTTTATGTAGTAAAAGTTCAAACTACAAACGGAATGTCTTCACTTAAATTCACAAAGAAGAAATAA
- a CDS encoding BamA/TamA family outer membrane protein — MTFLLLVSIAFGGECRISDVVWNGYHEMADEADAANLVGIPCEGLNGPVWKNTSRKIQERYENGGFLAASLVGELLENPADSSEATNTAVLLLDLNRGSAWVWGPAENMDSTGTKPEVFRKLTGLEVGSYVSPRDLERANYKLARVGYFEEVGKPRMYRDAYRNRIIPVFNMRAAAMSEAEALLTYSSETDLWEGNVNVSLYNILGTARDLQLEGYTAADSRRLDGSYKEPWIFGSAWNVIARGYFDEDSSTREAYGEVGISRDIGFDFTIGVFVGIGDNEKTSSLELTYTSLDRFALPRSGTKFYGLASWNFSRPDSLDHYLKVRGSLVRYVPVYANWITRFSGAAGGIFAPDADLDRQDLFALGGMNDFRGMDYRFLRSRAYGYTEFALLWQDGYDLSIEGFYMPGLYRAPRPDHGWKREQEYGLAFTQYRKNWSVNFYYALRNGESYLDGIVGVGVKTLF, encoded by the coding sequence TTGACATTTCTTCTTTTGGTGAGCATTGCCTTTGGTGGTGAATGTCGTATTTCTGACGTGGTGTGGAATGGCTACCACGAGATGGCTGATGAAGCTGATGCTGCGAATCTTGTTGGAATTCCCTGCGAAGGTTTGAACGGCCCCGTCTGGAAAAACACCTCTCGAAAAATCCAGGAACGTTATGAAAATGGCGGATTCCTTGCTGCAAGTCTTGTTGGCGAACTTTTGGAAAATCCTGCTGACTCCAGTGAGGCAACGAATACCGCTGTATTACTGTTGGACTTGAATCGTGGCAGTGCCTGGGTGTGGGGACCTGCAGAAAATATGGATTCTACCGGAACCAAACCTGAAGTGTTCCGTAAATTGACAGGACTGGAAGTTGGCTCCTATGTTTCCCCCAGAGATCTGGAGCGGGCTAATTATAAACTTGCCCGTGTGGGGTACTTTGAAGAAGTGGGTAAACCCCGCATGTATCGAGATGCCTACCGGAACCGTATCATTCCCGTGTTCAATATGCGGGCTGCAGCCATGTCCGAGGCGGAAGCCTTGCTGACTTATTCCAGCGAAACTGACTTGTGGGAAGGTAATGTCAACGTGTCGCTGTACAACATTTTGGGGACAGCCCGCGACCTACAACTGGAAGGTTATACAGCCGCAGATTCCCGCCGTCTGGATGGCTCTTACAAGGAACCCTGGATTTTTGGCTCTGCCTGGAACGTTATTGCCCGCGGCTATTTTGACGAAGATTCCTCAACCCGCGAAGCTTACGGCGAAGTGGGCATTAGCCGCGATATCGGTTTTGATTTTACCATTGGGGTCTTTGTAGGAATCGGTGATAATGAAAAGACGTCCTCGTTGGAGTTGACCTACACGTCCCTTGACCGGTTTGCTTTACCTCGTAGCGGAACCAAATTTTATGGACTTGCCTCTTGGAATTTTTCTCGTCCCGATTCCCTGGATCATTACTTGAAGGTGCGAGGCTCCCTGGTGCGCTATGTACCGGTTTACGCAAACTGGATTACAAGATTCAGTGGTGCCGCCGGTGGAATATTCGCTCCCGATGCTGACCTTGATCGTCAAGATCTATTTGCCTTGGGAGGCATGAACGATTTTCGTGGAATGGATTATCGATTCCTGCGTAGTCGGGCCTATGGCTATACCGAGTTCGCTTTGCTTTGGCAGGATGGTTATGACCTGAGCATTGAAGGCTTCTATATGCCGGGCTTGTATCGCGCTCCTCGTCCGGATCATGGCTGGAAGCGTGAACAGGAATACGGCTTGGCCTTTACTCAGTATCGCAAGAATTGGAGCGTCAATTTTTATTATGCCCTTCGCAATGGCGAAAGCTACTTGGATGGTATTGTGGGCGTCGGTGTCAAAACGCTGTTCTAG
- a CDS encoding roadblock/LC7 domain-containing protein, which translates to MSDFTIYSDDADKVRRLMSAYQASIKAEYIVLCHRDGSIIAEVGSIGVDATPLAVLSTASFDSAKQVGLMLGGENFNSVSYVGDNRSIYISPVDQALLLVQIFPGNHLPNRIEDFNRLLVEKLVDAVPAFTQNTSRLVR; encoded by the coding sequence ATGAGTGATTTTACCATTTATTCTGATGATGCTGACAAAGTCCGCCGTTTGATGTCTGCCTATCAGGCTAGCATTAAGGCCGAATACATTGTGCTCTGCCACCGCGATGGTTCCATTATTGCAGAAGTGGGTTCCATTGGTGTCGATGCCACTCCGCTGGCAGTGCTGAGCACCGCTTCCTTTGACTCCGCCAAGCAGGTGGGTCTCATGTTGGGTGGCGAAAATTTCAACTCTGTCTCTTATGTTGGCGACAATCGTTCCATCTACATTTCCCCTGTAGACCAGGCCTTGCTCCTTGTGCAGATCTTCCCGGGCAACCATCTGCCCAACCGCATCGAGGACTTCAACCGCCTGTTGGTCGAAAAGCTGGTGGATGCCGTTCCTGCATTTACCCAGAATACCAGCCGACTGGTCCGCTAG
- the rpsT gene encoding 30S ribosomal protein S20 translates to MPTFLSRFSPGDNKVPQHKSCKKRLLQAEKANAMNRSTRSAIRTALKAVRSASTKEEALKVMPELFSMLDKAAAKHRAGFCANRAANYKAKAAKVINSLA, encoded by the coding sequence GTGCCAACATTTTTAAGTAGGTTTTCACCCGGAGATAATAAGGTGCCTCAACACAAATCTTGCAAAAAGCGTTTGCTTCAGGCCGAAAAGGCCAATGCCATGAACCGTTCTACCCGTTCCGCCATCCGTACCGCTCTCAAGGCTGTGCGTTCTGCTTCCACCAAGGAAGAAGCCCTCAAGGTTATGCCGGAACTGTTTAGCATGCTGGACAAGGCTGCTGCAAAGCATCGCGCTGGCTTCTGCGCAAACCGCGCTGCCAACTACAAGGCTAAGGCCGCTAAGGTCATCAACAGCCTCGCTTAA
- a CDS encoding DegT/DnrJ/EryC1/StrS aminotransferase family protein, with product MIPFVNLQKQRDFYKNEFLEAEKEVLDSGCFIGGPQVDNLEKELVDYIGLPDLQAISCGSGTDAITIALMALGLKPGDEVIVPDFTFIAPAECVALLGGTPRFADINNQTLQIDPESVRSLITDRTVGIIGVDLFGQCAPFEELRRISDKHGLWLLEDAAQAYGAKCGNQTACTLGDISITSFYPTKPLGCYGDGGAMFTRDSQLAEKMRMLANHGSKGHYNHEILGLNSRLDAFQAAILRVKLRHLKDELAVRRENARKYDDFFSLPDFIKKVCGVNPQFIEQTNESTYAQYTLLLEKRDKFIEILKSQGIPYCIHYPNTLSQQKCFREMVGEETQPITPNAQKATKQALSLPVCAFSDAEEIITRLKAASCACI from the coding sequence ATGATTCCCTTCGTAAACCTGCAAAAACAGCGTGATTTCTACAAAAACGAGTTCCTCGAGGCCGAGAAAGAAGTGCTGGATAGCGGCTGCTTTATCGGCGGCCCTCAGGTAGACAATCTAGAAAAAGAGCTGGTCGATTACATCGGGCTCCCCGATTTGCAGGCCATTTCCTGCGGAAGCGGCACCGACGCCATCACCATTGCGCTTATGGCATTGGGGCTCAAACCAGGGGACGAGGTCATCGTTCCGGACTTTACGTTTATCGCTCCGGCGGAATGCGTCGCACTGTTGGGCGGAACCCCGCGATTCGCCGACATCAACAACCAGACGTTGCAGATCGACCCCGAAAGCGTTAGAAGCCTTATAACAGATAGGACCGTCGGCATTATCGGAGTGGATTTATTCGGGCAGTGCGCCCCCTTCGAAGAACTGCGCAGAATTTCCGACAAGCACGGACTCTGGCTGCTGGAAGACGCAGCCCAGGCTTACGGAGCCAAGTGCGGGAACCAGACGGCTTGCACCTTGGGCGACATTTCCATTACAAGTTTCTACCCCACCAAGCCTCTTGGCTGTTACGGAGACGGCGGGGCCATGTTCACTCGAGACAGCCAACTGGCCGAAAAAATGCGAATGCTGGCCAACCACGGCAGCAAGGGGCACTACAATCACGAAATCCTCGGTCTAAACAGTCGCCTAGACGCTTTCCAGGCAGCAATTCTCCGAGTAAAGCTGAGACATTTAAAAGATGAACTGGCAGTAAGGCGAGAAAACGCCCGTAAGTACGACGATTTTTTCAGTTTACCTGACTTCATAAAAAAAGTTTGCGGAGTAAACCCGCAGTTCATAGAACAAACAAACGAAAGTACATACGCCCAGTACACGTTGTTGTTAGAAAAACGCGACAAATTTATTGAAATATTGAAGAGTCAGGGCATTCCTTACTGTATTCATTACCCAAACACGCTATCCCAGCAAAAATGCTTCCGCGAAATGGTCGGCGAAGAAACGCAACCCATTACACCCAACGCCCAAAAGGCAACGAAGCAAGCATTGAGCCTTCCCGTCTGCGCCTTCAGCGACGCTGAGGAAATTATAACGCGACTAAAAGCGGCAAGCTGCGCTTGCATTTAG
- the dnaG gene encoding DNA primase gives MPFYSDDIIRELKSHADIAQVIENFLPLKRSGNGRYVGRCPFHDDRSPSMSVNPTIGIYKCFACGAGGDVFKFVREHEKLDFRGAVEWVANYVGFALPQLDNENAEVSEERAMVRKLNELACQWFESQLSMSQKALEYLANRHITEETRKLFHIGYAPDGREGFIGYAVKNGFSPLDCVKAGLAVERENGGVSDKFRDRLMIAIQNQSGIVVAFGGRDLSGNSPAKYMNSPESATYHKSDILFGFNHSRVSIAKEKSVIIVEGYFDLMSLYQGGVTNVVAASGTALTENHANILSRYAKTAYLVFDGDAAGKKATLRSLEIVLPKGIAPRVFALSRPDGTKIDPDNFVNEQGPDAFRQALTQAEDWLNYLAMERNPRTPEERAEFVSYVKSLVKSIDDRELQNQYLKLISERYNTDRSLAHVKSIKPAYKAPRPVASSNSQDEVIPQLEQEASIDWAMIPPMEVRFANLILRNPTLMDRAAEYFDMDWATSGIQLFESRVVEDFISSTVAIYLESGYHSPQLLYENFSPELRLFLEGLPEEQWKSPQEIKEFYQTLTVLSTKLCDRQKRMIPLNSNDAVEIRMQMSKFTQGMQKINQLYSTEKIDINAFADQVVKSRSMLMKFQAAIPDNGY, from the coding sequence GTGCCGTTTTATTCCGATGACATTATTCGAGAGCTGAAGAGCCACGCAGATATTGCGCAGGTCATCGAGAACTTTTTGCCGTTGAAACGTTCCGGCAACGGCCGCTATGTGGGGCGCTGTCCTTTTCATGACGACCGTTCCCCTTCCATGAGCGTCAATCCCACCATCGGGATTTACAAGTGCTTCGCCTGCGGAGCCGGCGGTGACGTTTTTAAGTTCGTACGCGAACATGAAAAGCTAGACTTTAGAGGGGCCGTGGAATGGGTCGCCAACTATGTTGGTTTCGCCCTCCCCCAGCTAGATAACGAGAACGCCGAGGTTTCCGAAGAGCGGGCCATGGTCCGCAAGCTAAACGAGCTGGCTTGCCAATGGTTTGAAAGTCAGCTGTCCATGAGCCAGAAGGCCCTGGAATACCTGGCCAACCGACACATTACCGAAGAGACACGCAAACTGTTCCACATCGGCTACGCTCCCGATGGCCGCGAAGGTTTTATCGGATATGCAGTCAAGAACGGATTTTCTCCCCTGGACTGCGTCAAGGCAGGTCTCGCCGTGGAACGCGAAAACGGCGGAGTGTCTGACAAGTTCCGCGACCGTCTGATGATAGCCATCCAGAACCAGTCCGGAATCGTAGTGGCATTCGGAGGACGCGACCTCTCTGGCAATTCCCCGGCCAAGTACATGAACAGCCCGGAATCAGCCACCTACCACAAAAGCGACATCCTCTTCGGATTCAACCACAGCCGCGTAAGCATCGCCAAGGAAAAATCCGTCATCATCGTGGAAGGCTACTTCGACCTGATGAGTCTCTATCAGGGCGGCGTCACCAACGTGGTGGCCGCATCGGGAACCGCCCTCACCGAAAATCACGCCAACATCCTTTCTCGCTACGCCAAGACCGCCTACCTGGTTTTTGACGGTGACGCCGCAGGCAAAAAGGCAACCCTCCGCAGTTTGGAAATCGTGTTGCCCAAGGGAATCGCCCCCCGCGTTTTTGCACTGTCCCGGCCCGACGGCACCAAAATCGACCCCGACAACTTCGTAAACGAACAGGGTCCCGACGCCTTCAGGCAGGCACTCACCCAAGCCGAAGACTGGCTCAACTATCTGGCCATGGAACGCAACCCCCGCACCCCCGAAGAAAGGGCGGAATTCGTCAGCTACGTCAAGAGCTTGGTTAAAAGTATAGACGATCGCGAACTGCAGAATCAATATCTCAAACTTATTTCGGAACGTTACAATACAGACCGTTCCCTGGCACACGTCAAGAGCATCAAGCCCGCCTACAAGGCTCCTCGCCCCGTGGCAAGTTCCAACTCCCAGGACGAAGTCATCCCTCAGTTGGAGCAGGAAGCAAGCATCGACTGGGCCATGATCCCGCCCATGGAAGTACGCTTCGCCAACCTGATTCTGCGCAACCCCACCTTGATGGACCGAGCCGCAGAATACTTCGACATGGACTGGGCCACCAGCGGCATCCAACTTTTTGAATCCCGCGTCGTAGAAGATTTCATCAGTTCCACCGTGGCCATCTACCTGGAATCGGGTTACCACTCTCCCCAACTTTTGTACGAGAACTTCTCTCCGGAACTGCGACTGTTCCTGGAAGGCCTCCCCGAAGAGCAGTGGAAGTCCCCCCAGGAAATCAAGGAATTCTACCAGACCCTGACGGTGCTTTCTACAAAACTTTGCGACAGGCAAAAACGCATGATTCCCCTGAACTCCAACGACGCCGTTGAAATCAGAATGCAGATGTCCAAGTTCACCCAGGGAATGCAAAAAATCAACCAGCTCTACAGCACCGAAAAAATTGACATCAACGCCTTTGCAGACCAGGTGGTCAAAAGTCGAAGCATGTTGATGAAGTTCCAAGCGGCCATCCCCGACAATGGGTATTGA
- the sufC gene encoding Fe-S cluster assembly ATPase SufC, which yields MLSIKNLKASIEDGTQILKGINLEVKPGEVHAIMGPNGSGKSTLSKVIAGHPAYTVNDGVVELDGKNLLDMEICERANSGLFISTQYPTEIPGVNNVEFLKMALNSKRNFLGLPEMSDADFKKLCEEKMRLLEMDDRYRDRGVNEGYSGGEKKRNEILQMAILDPKVSFLDETDSGLDIDALRIVANGINHIMSPEKAVILVTHYQRLLDYIKPTYVHVLRHGKIILSGGPELALKLEEQGYDWIEEK from the coding sequence ATGTTAAGCATCAAGAATCTTAAGGCAAGCATCGAAGACGGCACCCAGATTTTGAAGGGCATCAACCTGGAAGTAAAGCCCGGTGAAGTCCACGCCATCATGGGCCCCAACGGAAGTGGCAAGAGCACCCTTTCAAAGGTCATCGCAGGCCATCCGGCTTACACCGTCAACGACGGCGTCGTAGAACTTGACGGCAAGAACCTCCTGGACATGGAAATTTGCGAACGCGCCAATTCCGGCTTGTTCATCAGCACCCAGTACCCCACCGAAATTCCCGGCGTGAACAACGTGGAATTTTTGAAGATGGCGCTTAACTCCAAGCGGAACTTCCTGGGCCTCCCGGAAATGAGCGACGCGGACTTCAAGAAGCTTTGCGAAGAAAAGATGCGGCTTTTGGAAATGGACGACCGCTACCGCGACCGTGGCGTCAACGAAGGTTACTCCGGCGGCGAAAAGAAGCGTAACGAAATCCTCCAGATGGCAATTCTCGACCCCAAGGTTTCCTTCCTGGACGAAACCGACTCCGGCCTGGACATTGATGCCCTGCGCATTGTGGCAAACGGCATCAACCACATCATGAGTCCCGAAAAGGCAGTGATTCTGGTGACCCATTACCAGCGCCTGCTGGATTACATCAAGCCCACCTACGTTCATGTGCTGCGCCATGGCAAGATTATCCTAAGCGGCGGTCCTGAACTGGCTTTGAAGCTGGAAGAACAGGGCTACGACTGGATCGAAGAAAAGTAA
- a CDS encoding SufD family Fe-S cluster assembly protein codes for MNSELAQAAQARINALGMPKRNNELWSFFPVHKIPSVVDADSTAAGGIVANSAAVECADFGIAAETDIAALLPIAKSAPAMKKDFAAGETEMGLIKSRDDFGHSIFNIGKNAKVSLEILDNKVEHEIAAERFDINVEEGAELEIFFANPANELPLQFRHFAIKQSANSTVHFSNILQDAGIGRISIDVDLNGEGANFDYRSLSVLKGSASKHQRLTIRHNAPNTVSSQFARNLLDEKSYVSYDGSVIVGNGCSQVNSSQLVNSILLGDESSVSVKPVLKIYHDDVECTHGNTCGELDADQMFYLTSRGIPAETAKKMLMKSFAKELFLPLNDGPAKKRLLQVLAYL; via the coding sequence ATGAATTCTGAATTAGCACAGGCCGCCCAGGCTCGCATCAACGCCCTTGGCATGCCCAAGCGCAACAACGAGCTGTGGAGTTTCTTCCCGGTCCATAAGATTCCATCTGTAGTGGATGCCGATAGCACCGCTGCTGGTGGGATCGTCGCGAACAGCGCCGCTGTGGAATGCGCCGACTTCGGCATTGCCGCCGAAACCGACATTGCAGCCCTTCTGCCCATCGCAAAATCCGCTCCCGCCATGAAGAAGGATTTTGCCGCAGGCGAAACCGAAATGGGCCTCATCAAGAGCCGTGACGACTTCGGTCACAGCATTTTCAACATCGGGAAGAACGCCAAGGTCTCCCTGGAAATTCTGGACAACAAGGTGGAGCACGAAATTGCCGCCGAGCGCTTCGACATTAACGTGGAAGAAGGCGCTGAGCTGGAAATCTTCTTTGCCAACCCCGCAAACGAACTGCCGCTGCAGTTCCGCCATTTCGCGATTAAGCAGTCCGCAAATTCTACAGTTCACTTTTCCAACATCCTGCAGGACGCAGGCATTGGCCGCATCAGCATTGACGTAGACTTGAACGGCGAAGGCGCCAACTTCGACTACCGTTCTCTCAGCGTGTTGAAGGGCTCCGCCAGCAAACATCAGCGCCTGACCATCCGTCATAACGCACCCAACACCGTCAGTTCCCAGTTCGCCCGCAACCTGCTTGACGAAAAGTCCTACGTCAGCTACGACGGCAGCGTCATTGTGGGTAACGGATGCAGCCAGGTAAATTCCAGCCAGCTGGTGAATTCCATTCTCCTAGGTGACGAATCCAGCGTTTCCGTAAAGCCCGTGCTGAAGATTTACCACGACGATGTGGAATGTACCCACGGTAATACCTGCGGCGAACTTGACGCCGACCAGATGTTCTACTTGACCAGCCGCGGCATCCCCGCCGAAACCGCCAAGAAGATGCTCATGAAGTCCTTCGCCAAGGAGCTGTTCCTGCCCCTGAACGACGGCCCCGCCAAGAAGCGTCTGCTGCAAGTTCTGGCATACCTGTAG